From Daucus carota subsp. sativus chromosome 6, DH1 v3.0, whole genome shotgun sequence, the proteins below share one genomic window:
- the LOC108227560 gene encoding digalactosyldiacylglycerol synthase 1, chloroplastic produces the protein MAASPTSTVTAEKALSFITKGWREVKDSADADLQLMKDRAKSFKTLASSFDREFENFLTSASRSTFAVPAISATSAPAEIDFVKRLQPKFTEFRRAYSSPDFSRRVLEKWSPRAKLRIDLSAIKNAIVSEVEEFEERERFLRGIRERFKTERESQEGLSKDWEPIKAFKLRLREFEQKNSSSELFGGFRKSEIVEKLKSNLKLILKETNEGKVSADEVPPLDFSELLAHLVRQSEPFLDQLGVSRGISDKIVESLCSKSKSHLRLTSLSSDETSIIESDNINDELDMRIASVLQSTGHCYEGGLWTDSTKRDASDGKRHVAIVTTASLPWMTGTAVNPLFRAAYLSKSAMQNVTLLVPWLCRADQELVYPNNLTFGSPEEQELYIRKWLEERVGFKADFKISFYPGKFSKERRSIMPAGDTSQFISSKDADIAILEEPEHLNWYYHGKRWTDKFNHVVGIVHTNYLEYIKREKNGALQAFLVKHVNNLLTRAYCHKVLRLSGATQDLPRSEICNVHGVNPQFLKIGEKVAAERESGQIAFSKGAYFLGKMVWAKGYRELIDLLAKHKTELDGFKLDVFGNGEDAHEVQNTAKRLELNLQFMKGRDHADDSLHGYKVFINPSVSDVLCTATAEALAMGKFVVCAEHPSNEFFRSFPNCLTYKTPEDFVAKIREAMANEPQPLTQEQQYRLSWEAATQRFMEYSDLDKILTNASSTSQPTNSDKKMSKSVSMPNMSGMVDAGMAFTHYVLTGNSFLRLCTGATPGTLEYDQQHSKDLHLLPPQVAHPIYGW, from the exons ATGGCGGCATCTCCGACGTCAACAGTAACAGCGGAAAAAGCGCTGTCGTTCATCACGAAAGGCTGGAGAGAAGTGAAAGACTCGGCCGACGCGGATCTCCAATTGATGAAAGACCGCGCCAAGTCATTCAAAACCCTAGCTTCCTCCTTCGATCGCGAGTTCGAGAACTTTCTCACGTCCGCCTCGCGATCGACTTTCGCCGTTCCCGCCATCTCGGCCACCTCCGCGCCGGCCGAAATCGACTTCGTTAAGAGGCTCCAGCCGAAATTCACGGAGTTTCGGAGGGCGTACTCGTCGCCGGACTTCAGTAGGAGAGTGTTGGAGAAGTGGAGCCCGAGGGCGAAGCTGCGGATCGATTTGTCGGCGATTAAGAACGCGATTGTGTCGGAGGTGGAGGAGTTTGAGGAGAGGGAGAGGTTTTTGAGAGGGATTAGGGAGAGGTTCAAGACGGAGAGGGAGAGTCAAGAAGGTTTGTCGAAGGATTGGGAGCCGATTAAGGCGTTTAAGTTGCGGTTGAGGGAGTTCGAGCAGAAGAATTCGTCGTCGGAGCTCTTCGGAGGGTTTAGAAAGAGTGAAATTGTTGAGAAGTTAAAAAGTAATTTG AAATTAATTCTTAAGGAGACGAATGAAGGAAAGGTGTCTGCTGAT GAAGTTCCACCTCTGGATTTTTCCGAACTTTTGGCACATCTAGTTAGGCAGTCTGAACCCTTTTTAGATCAACTTGGGGTTAGCAGAG GTATATCCGACAAGATAGTGGAGAGCTTGTGCAGTAAAAGCAAGAGTCATCTTCGGCTgacttctctttcttcagatgaAACTTCCATTATTGAAAGTGATAACATCAACGATGAATTAGACATGAGGATAGCTAGTGTTCTGCAAAGCACAGGTCACTGTTACGAGGGTGGGTTATGGACTGACTCTACCAAGCGTGATGCGTCAGATGGGAAACGGCATGTAGCCATCGTCACAACTGCTAGCCTACCGTGGATGACAGGAACAGCTGTAAATCCATTGTTTAGAGCAGCATATCTTTCCAAATCTGCAATGCAAAATGTCACCCTGTTGGTTCCATGGCTTTGTAGAGCTGATCAAGAATTGGTTTATCCAAACAATCTCACATTTGGTTCACCAGAAGAGCAAGAGCTTTATATACGGAAGTGGCTTGAGGAAAGGGTTGGTTTTAAGGCTGATTTTAAAATATCGTTTTATCCAGGAAAG TTCTCAAAGGAAAGGCGTAGTATAATGCCTGCTGGGGACACTTCTCAGTTTATTTCATCAAAAGATGCTGACATTGCTATCCTGGAGGAACCCGAACATCTCAACTGGTATTATCATGGGAAACGGTGGACTGATAAATTTAATCATGTCGTTGGTATAGTTCACACTAATTACTTGGAGTACATCAAGAGAGAAAAGAATGGTGCCCTTCAAGCTTTCCTTGTAAAACATGTAAACAATTTGCTCACTAGAGCTTATTGCCACAAG gtTCTTCGACTTTCAGGTGCTACACAAGATCTACCTAGGTCTGAGATTTGCAATGTACATGGTGTGAATCCACAGTTCCTCAAGATTGGTGAAAAAGTGGCTGCAGAAAGGGAGTCGGGTCAAATTGCCTTCTCAAAGGGCGCATACTTCTTAGGGAAGATGGTCTGGGCAAAGGGATACAGAGAactgatagatttattagcgaAGCATAAAACCGAGCTTGATGGATTTAAACTGGATGTGTTCGGAAATGGAGAGGATGCTCATGAAGTTCAAAATACAGCCAAAAGATTGGAGTTAAATCTCCAATTTATGAAGGGCAGAGACCATGCTGATGATTCTCTTCACGG TTATAAAGTATTCATTAATCCCAGTGTCAGTGATGTGCTCTGCACTGCTACAGCTGAGGCTCTTGCAATGGGGAAGTTTGTTGTTTGTGCAGAACATCCATCAAATGAGTTTTTTCGTTCATTTCCAAATTGTTTGACGTACAAAACACCTGAAGATTTTGTTGCAAAAATCAGAGAAGCAATGGCTAACGAACCTCAGCCTCTAACTCAGGAGCAACAGTACCGTCTTTCATGGGAAGCTGCTACCCAGAGGTTTATGGAGTATTCTGATCTTGACAAGATTCTGACCAACGCCAGCAGTACTTCACAACCGACCAATTCTGATAAAAAGATGAGTAAATCAGTTTCAATGCCAAACATGTCAGGCATGGTTGATGCAGGGATGGCTTTTACACACTACGTTTTAACAGGAAATAGCTTCCTTAGGTTGTGTACTGGGGCAACACCAGGGACACTTGAGTATGATCAGCAACACTCTAAAGATCTCCATCTCCTGCCTCCACAAGTAGCACACCCCATTTACGGCTGGTAG
- the LOC108225155 gene encoding F-box protein SKIP24 → MAVLPDELWRRILEIGALENTPNLLNYRDFCSLSISCRTLNRLSSEDSYWSSFLASDFPQYPVPHSSAKSLYKLCFKRDKEKKVLAHKRAVLRMESRIAEHSRRISELESLLGKEVMRLKAAASELSNLRNVKQASVALNVWQPEIVRGRQKQIIEQCTVNVKSRISALDMEVKLCKQQIATFDKAHRDETSRLHAAKELLASLTYHPLRDCNLPSSSSCSRADECNSRKKKMKTK, encoded by the exons ATGGCGGTGCTGCCGGACGAGCTATGGAGGAGAATACTAGAGATCGGAGCTCTTGAAAACACTCCGAATCTTCTAAATTACAGAGACTTTTGCAGTCTTTCCATCTCTTGCAGAACCCTAAATCGTCTCTCCAGCGAAGACTCTTATTGGTCTTCTTTTCTTGCATCTGATTTCCCACAATATCCTGTTCCACATTCTTCCGCTAAATCCCTATATAAATTGTG TTTTAAGAGGGATAAAGAGAAGAAGGTTTTGGCTCATAAGCGTGCTGTGCTTAGAATGGAAAGTAGAATTGCTGAGCATTCGAGGAGGATTTCGGAACTTGAGAGTTTGTTGGGGAAGGAGGTTATGAGATTGAAGGCAGCTGCTTCGGAGTTGTCGAATTTACGAAATGTGAA ACAAGCATCAGTGGCATTGAATGTATGGCAACCAGAGATTGTTCGTGGTAGGCAAAAGCAGATAATTGAACAATGTACTGTTAATGTTAAGTCTCGAATCAGTGCACTCGACATGGAGGTTAAGCTTTGCAAACAGCAAATAGCCACGTTTGACAAGGCTCAT AGAGATGAGACCAGCAGGCTACATGCTGCAAAGGAACTGTTAGCCTCATTAACATATCATCCTTTACGAGATTGTAATCTTCCAAGCAGCAGTAGCTGCAGCAGAGCCGATGAGTGCAATTCTagaaagaagaaaatgaagacaAAGTAA